A DNA window from Parabacteroides johnsonii DSM 18315 contains the following coding sequences:
- a CDS encoding PP2C family protein-serine/threonine phosphatase → MAIKILSVDDELDLEILLTQYFRRKIKKGEYEFHFAHNGLEALQMLLAMPDFDVILSDINMPEMDGLTLLTKINEMRNPALKCIMVSAYGDMENIRSAMNQGAFDFTTKPINLEDLERTIEKAAEQIAFIKQAQKEHTQLESIQNDLHVAQEIQQTILPKTFPPFPELKSFDLYAYMNAAKYVGGDFYDFFRIDQDRLGFVIADVSGKGVPAAIFMAISRTVIRAIALTENSASMCMQRSNNILCQESVNDMFVTVFYGILNIHTGTVTYCNAGHNPPILMKKDGSVSKVPTTGDMILGAINDVSYHEKELKLSPGDNLFLYTDGVTEAMNMQHELYSEQRLLENCRTLAGKNPKEVVEKITETVGEFVVGAVQSDDITLLSISYKG, encoded by the coding sequence ATGGCTATAAAAATATTAAGTGTAGACGACGAACTCGACCTGGAAATACTGCTGACTCAATATTTCCGGCGCAAAATAAAGAAAGGCGAATATGAATTCCATTTCGCCCATAACGGACTGGAAGCACTCCAAATGCTGCTTGCCATGCCGGACTTCGACGTGATTTTGAGCGACATCAATATGCCGGAAATGGACGGGCTAACGTTGCTCACGAAGATCAACGAGATGCGTAACCCGGCACTCAAATGCATTATGGTATCGGCCTACGGCGATATGGAGAATATCCGTAGTGCCATGAATCAGGGAGCTTTCGACTTCACAACCAAACCGATCAATCTCGAAGACCTCGAACGTACCATTGAAAAGGCGGCCGAGCAGATCGCCTTTATCAAGCAGGCACAAAAGGAACACACACAGTTGGAATCCATCCAGAACGACCTGCATGTCGCCCAGGAAATCCAACAAACAATCCTGCCCAAGACATTTCCTCCGTTCCCGGAGTTGAAATCGTTCGACTTGTATGCCTATATGAACGCAGCCAAATATGTAGGAGGAGATTTTTATGATTTCTTCCGCATTGACCAGGATCGCTTGGGCTTCGTCATTGCCGACGTGTCGGGAAAAGGTGTTCCCGCCGCAATCTTCATGGCTATCAGCCGGACTGTGATACGTGCCATCGCACTGACCGAAAATTCGGCTTCCATGTGCATGCAACGTTCCAACAATATTCTCTGCCAGGAAAGCGTAAACGACATGTTCGTGACCGTATTCTATGGTATCCTGAATATCCATACAGGTACCGTCACCTACTGCAATGCTGGTCACAACCCTCCTATCCTGATGAAAAAGGACGGCTCGGTTTCCAAAGTACCGACCACTGGTGATATGATATTAGGAGCAATCAATGATGTTAGCTACCACGAGAAGGAGTTGAAGCTATCGCCCGGTGACAACCTTTTCCTCTATACCGACGGGGTAACGGAAGCAATGAACATGCAGCATGAACTGTACAGCGAACAACGGTTGCTCGAGAACTGCCGGACGCTTGCCGGAAAGAACCCGAAAGAGGTTGTGGAAAAGATAACTGAGACAGTTGGAGAATTTGTCGTAGGGGCTGTCCAATCGGACGATATCACATTACTTTCGATCAGCTACAAAGGGTGA